Proteins encoded by one window of Geobacter sp. DSM 9736:
- a CDS encoding 16S rRNA (uracil(1498)-N(3))-methyltransferase has translation MRRFFVPAEYLTGSEVIIGGETFHHMAKVLRLKKNTEVLLFDGEGNVRGAVLRDIHADSLVLDLLKHAPSAGPSPAPAITLYQGLPKGDKIDHILQKATEIGAAAIIPFQAERSVRRIDQGRESGILARWQRIVRESSRQCGRNDVPEVAFSLGLGEAIKADRSSVKLLLWEEQGLAGLKDVLDTVTLPTTISIIIGPEGGIAPKEAAIAREHGFVPVSMGKRIVRTETAGIVILSILQFVWGDIG, from the coding sequence GTGCGACGTTTTTTTGTTCCTGCAGAGTATTTAACCGGTTCGGAAGTAATAATCGGCGGCGAAACATTTCACCACATGGCAAAAGTCCTTCGCCTTAAAAAGAACACGGAGGTACTTCTTTTTGACGGAGAGGGAAACGTGAGGGGCGCCGTGCTTCGCGATATACATGCCGACAGCCTTGTGCTGGACCTCCTGAAGCACGCGCCTTCAGCCGGTCCCTCGCCTGCCCCTGCTATAACCCTTTACCAAGGGCTGCCAAAAGGCGACAAGATCGATCACATCCTTCAGAAAGCCACTGAAATAGGTGCCGCCGCCATTATACCGTTCCAGGCAGAACGGTCGGTGAGGCGGATCGATCAGGGAAGAGAGTCGGGTATCCTCGCCCGATGGCAACGAATCGTGCGGGAATCTTCACGCCAATGCGGGCGCAATGATGTCCCCGAAGTCGCTTTTTCACTGGGTCTGGGCGAGGCAATTAAAGCTGACAGATCCTCTGTCAAGCTGCTCCTTTGGGAAGAGCAGGGACTAGCCGGGCTAAAAGATGTCCTGGACACAGTGACCTTACCCACAACTATTTCAATCATTATCGGTCCTGAAGGCGGAATAGCCCCCAAAGAAGCAGCTATCGCAAGAGAACATGGATTTGTACCCGTATCCATGGGAAAACGCATAGTGAGGACTGAGACCGCCGGAATCGTAATCCTTTCGATCCTTCAGTTCGTATGGGGAGATATAGGGTGA
- a CDS encoding 4-hydroxybenzoate octaprenyltransferase has product MDIQENIEMGALARIRIFLEMIKFSHTVFALPFAFTAALLAANGLPTGYQTFWIIMAMVGARTAAMGLNRIIDAEIDAENPRTCGRAIPAGLLGKGTVLLFIALSTMLLLYAAYRLNPLCLYLSPVALGFLLLYSYCKRFTSLAHVVLGICLAGAPLGAWIAIKGDIGLPALLLGVAVLFWVAGFDILYALQDVEFDRGKGLHSIPVKFGVHGSLWLARLFHLSMLGALAALLITSGLGWIFGFGLAVTAGMLGYEHWLLRRGDLAKLDAAFFNMNGYISITIFLFTLAEVVVGRGGA; this is encoded by the coding sequence ATGGACATTCAGGAGAACATAGAAATGGGCGCACTGGCCAGAATCAGAATTTTCCTGGAGATGATCAAGTTTAGCCACACCGTCTTCGCTCTTCCCTTTGCATTTACTGCAGCGCTGCTCGCTGCCAACGGACTACCCACTGGTTATCAGACCTTCTGGATTATTATGGCGATGGTCGGAGCACGCACCGCCGCCATGGGACTGAACCGGATAATCGATGCGGAGATAGATGCAGAGAATCCTCGTACCTGCGGGCGAGCCATACCTGCTGGACTCCTTGGGAAGGGGACGGTTTTGTTATTCATCGCTCTATCGACAATGCTCCTTCTCTACGCCGCCTACCGGCTCAACCCGCTCTGTCTGTATCTTTCACCAGTCGCTCTCGGTTTTCTCCTGCTCTATTCTTATTGCAAGCGCTTCACTTCCCTTGCCCACGTGGTGCTCGGCATATGTCTCGCCGGAGCTCCACTCGGGGCATGGATCGCAATTAAGGGAGACATCGGACTGCCAGCGCTGCTCCTTGGAGTTGCAGTTCTTTTCTGGGTAGCGGGCTTCGACATCTTGTACGCCCTTCAGGATGTGGAATTCGACAGGGGCAAAGGGCTTCATTCTATTCCAGTCAAGTTCGGAGTGCACGGCTCTCTCTGGCTTGCGCGACTCTTTCACCTGTCGATGCTGGGGGCACTCGCAGCTTTGCTGATAACTTCCGGGCTCGGGTGGATATTCGGCTTCGGCTTGGCTGTTACAGCCGGGATGCTCGGGTATGAGCACTGGCTTCTACGAAGAGGGGACCTTGCAAAACTCGATGCTGCCTTTTTCAACATGAACGGTTACATAAGTATCACGATCTTCCTCTTTACCCTGGCTGAAGTGGTAGTGGGTAGAGGCGGGGCATGA
- a CDS encoding type IV pilus twitching motility protein PilT: MARIDALFRMMKEQGASDLHLSTGSPPIFRLHGEMERLNFKALSHDELKSILYEILTEKQKEEFEKKNDLDFAYSVEGLARFRGNLLMQHRGVAAVFRIIPSKILSADDLGLPEGVRKLTMLKKGLVLVTGPTGSGKSTTLAAMIDLINSTRKEHILTLEDPLEFVHENKMSLFNQRQIGEHSESFASALRAALREDPDVILVGEMRDLETISLAMSAAETGHLVFGTLHTNSAAKTIDRIIDVFPKDAQEQVRAMLSESLKGVICQQLLRTADGKGRVAALEIMIGTPAIGNLIREGKTFQIPSIMQTARKDGMQLVDQHLLDLVKANKVAPEEAYRCAMDKKQFEQYLSPAAPSGEVR, from the coding sequence ATGGCACGTATAGACGCATTGTTTCGGATGATGAAGGAGCAGGGAGCTTCCGACCTGCACCTTTCCACCGGTTCTCCCCCTATTTTCCGGCTTCATGGGGAGATGGAGCGGCTGAACTTCAAAGCGCTGTCTCATGACGAGCTAAAATCGATTCTTTACGAAATCTTGACCGAGAAGCAGAAGGAAGAGTTCGAAAAAAAAAATGATTTGGATTTTGCCTACTCCGTGGAGGGCTTGGCCCGGTTCCGCGGTAACCTTTTAATGCAGCACAGAGGAGTAGCAGCAGTATTCCGGATCATTCCGAGCAAGATACTGTCAGCGGACGACCTGGGGCTTCCGGAGGGGGTCCGGAAGTTGACAATGCTGAAGAAAGGGCTCGTTCTGGTTACGGGGCCTACAGGATCAGGAAAATCGACTACGCTGGCCGCGATGATCGACCTGATCAACTCAACTCGCAAGGAGCATATATTGACGCTGGAGGACCCGCTGGAGTTTGTGCATGAAAACAAGATGTCGTTGTTCAACCAGCGGCAGATCGGAGAACATTCCGAGAGCTTTGCTTCGGCACTCCGTGCGGCGTTGCGTGAAGACCCGGATGTGATTCTGGTCGGTGAAATGCGGGATCTTGAGACTATCAGCTTGGCGATGAGTGCTGCGGAGACGGGGCATCTCGTATTCGGTACCCTCCATACCAATTCGGCAGCAAAAACCATCGATCGGATAATCGATGTATTTCCCAAGGATGCACAGGAGCAGGTGAGGGCGATGCTTTCAGAATCGCTGAAGGGGGTTATCTGTCAGCAGCTGCTACGAACGGCAGATGGCAAGGGGAGAGTTGCTGCTCTGGAGATAATGATTGGGACTCCTGCAATAGGAAATCTGATACGAGAGGGTAAAACGTTCCAGATCCCCTCCATCATGCAGACAGCCAGAAAGGACGGAATGCAACTCGTGGATCAGCATCTCCTCGACCTTGTGAAGGCAAACAAGGTTGCGCCGGAGGAGGCATATCGCTGTGCCATGGATAAAAAACAGTTCGAGCAGTACCTTTCACCTGCAGCACCCTCAGGCGAAGTGCGATAA
- the mqnC gene encoding cyclic dehypoxanthinyl futalosine synthase — MTVDLITKISEGARIERAEALALLESADLLPLGRLAADIRWRLHPEPVVTFVVDRNVNYTNICESKCSFCAFYREPGAADGFLLDEEEIFSKIAELVAQGGTQLLMQGGLHPSLKIEFFETLFREIKQRFPSVQNHSLSPAEITHIAGNSGLTVAEAITRLKSAGLDSLPGGGAEILVDSIRQEISPKKIGWGGWAAVMREAARLGMPTTATMMFGSREKAVDIVEHLFRIRELQDEGGSFTAFIPWTYQPGNTELGGKTASGIEYLKVLALSRIVLDNIPNIQASWVTQGAKMAQVALFFGANDLGGTMLEENVVAAAGCRFRMSMEEMVALIQGAGLKAAQRSTLYTILRYS, encoded by the coding sequence ATGACGGTGGATCTTATTACAAAAATCAGTGAAGGGGCTCGCATCGAAAGAGCAGAGGCCCTTGCTCTGCTTGAGAGTGCCGATCTTTTGCCTCTGGGGCGTCTTGCTGCGGATATTCGCTGGCGACTGCACCCGGAACCCGTCGTCACGTTCGTAGTCGATCGTAATGTCAATTATACCAACATCTGCGAATCGAAGTGCTCCTTCTGCGCTTTTTACCGGGAGCCCGGGGCAGCTGACGGCTTCCTGCTTGACGAGGAGGAGATCTTTTCCAAGATAGCGGAGCTGGTAGCGCAGGGTGGAACCCAGCTTCTTATGCAGGGAGGCTTGCATCCATCTCTCAAAATCGAGTTTTTTGAGACTCTCTTTCGTGAAATAAAACAAAGATTTCCCTCGGTCCAGAACCACTCTCTTTCACCCGCTGAAATAACGCATATCGCAGGTAATTCAGGTCTGACAGTGGCGGAAGCAATTACACGCCTCAAGTCTGCCGGTCTGGATTCACTCCCCGGAGGAGGGGCTGAAATTCTCGTTGACAGTATCCGTCAGGAGATTTCACCAAAGAAGATCGGATGGGGAGGCTGGGCGGCGGTTATGCGGGAAGCTGCTCGGCTTGGTATGCCGACAACTGCAACCATGATGTTCGGGAGCCGGGAGAAGGCCGTCGATATCGTAGAGCATCTTTTCCGTATTCGTGAGCTTCAAGACGAGGGGGGGTCGTTTACGGCGTTCATCCCCTGGACCTACCAGCCAGGAAATACCGAGCTTGGCGGAAAGACTGCCAGCGGGATCGAATACCTGAAAGTCCTGGCGCTGTCGCGGATTGTTCTCGACAATATTCCCAATATCCAGGCGAGTTGGGTAACTCAAGGGGCTAAAATGGCCCAGGTTGCCCTGTTTTTTGGAGCAAATGACCTGGGTGGAACGATGTTGGAAGAAAACGTTGTCGCAGCAGCGGGATGCCGTTTCCGTATGAGTATGGAGGAAATGGTTGCACTTATACAGGGAGCCGGACTCAAGGCGGCTCAGCGGTCCACCCTGTATACCATCTTGCGGTACAGTTGA
- a CDS encoding ribonuclease D — MTRQKPEFITTSHSLEQLVARLCQERVLACDLEGDSLHHYQERVCLIQLSTGEGSFLVDPLAIDDMSPLAPLMADPSIKKVFHGADYDIRSLHRDFGIEVCNLFDSMIACQLLGEKEVGLAAVLKKRFGVELDKKFQKADWSRRPLSEGMIDYAIRDTILLIELYRQLERELAARGRLAWLEEECELLSRVRATGRNEEPLFSRFKGAARMDGRTLAVLEELLRFRDEKARIRDVPPFKVLGNEQVRALAEKKPHKPADLQSVPGMPAAVAERYCKEILAAVARGIATPAEQLPRFPRLERVARDPKQEGRLKILKRWREKKAEVLGMEAGILANNNLLEGLAEAVPFSLEQLDLVCHMKKWQKREFGAEIISILARGD; from the coding sequence GTGACGAGGCAAAAACCGGAATTCATTACTACCTCTCATTCCTTGGAGCAGCTGGTGGCTAGATTATGCCAGGAGCGAGTGCTGGCGTGCGATCTTGAAGGAGATTCGCTCCATCATTACCAGGAACGTGTATGCCTCATCCAGCTTTCGACGGGTGAGGGTTCTTTTCTTGTAGATCCTCTTGCTATTGACGATATGTCTCCCCTTGCGCCCCTTATGGCCGATCCGTCCATCAAGAAGGTTTTTCACGGGGCAGATTACGACATACGTTCTCTTCACCGCGATTTCGGCATCGAAGTATGCAATCTTTTCGATAGTATGATCGCATGCCAGCTGCTTGGAGAAAAAGAGGTGGGGCTGGCTGCGGTACTCAAAAAGAGGTTTGGCGTTGAACTCGACAAGAAGTTCCAAAAAGCCGACTGGAGCAGAAGGCCTCTTTCCGAAGGGATGATTGATTACGCAATCAGGGACACCATCCTTCTCATAGAGCTTTACCGCCAACTGGAGCGGGAGCTGGCAGCCCGAGGGAGGCTTGCCTGGTTGGAAGAAGAGTGTGAGCTCCTTTCGCGAGTCAGGGCGACCGGGCGGAACGAGGAGCCCCTTTTCTCCAGGTTCAAAGGAGCCGCAAGAATGGATGGCCGGACGCTTGCTGTGCTTGAGGAGCTGTTGCGATTTCGGGACGAGAAAGCGCGCATCAGGGATGTTCCACCTTTCAAAGTGCTAGGGAATGAACAGGTGCGGGCCCTTGCCGAGAAGAAACCGCACAAGCCAGCCGATTTGCAGTCTGTTCCTGGTATGCCCGCAGCTGTTGCCGAACGTTACTGCAAAGAAATTCTAGCGGCGGTCGCCCGGGGAATAGCAACGCCTGCGGAACAGCTTCCGCGGTTTCCACGGCTCGAACGTGTAGCACGTGATCCCAAGCAGGAAGGGCGGTTAAAAATACTGAAGCGTTGGCGAGAAAAAAAGGCGGAAGTCCTAGGGATGGAAGCGGGGATACTTGCCAATAACAACCTTCTTGAGGGACTTGCTGAAGCTGTTCCATTTTCCCTTGAACAGCTCGATCTGGTATGCCACATGAAGAAATGGCAAAAGCGGGAATTCGGAGCCGAAATTATTTCAATCCTGGCACGAGGCGATTAG
- a CDS encoding UbiX family flavin prenyltransferase, protein MMLRLVLGITGASGGIYGIRLAQEVLRAGIHLSLLISRAGLLVLNEECGMDLDIDSSAGVRQRLYEYLDVDAERLVLYEESDLLAPIASGSSAPDAMVVCPASMGTVARIACGVSSNLLERCADVMLKERRPLVLVPRETPFSPIHLENLLRVARAGGIILPAMPAFYHHPATVDDITDFVVGKILDSLGIDHSLFRRWRGEDGD, encoded by the coding sequence ATGATGCTCAGGTTAGTTCTAGGCATAACTGGGGCGTCTGGCGGTATTTACGGGATAAGGCTTGCCCAGGAGGTTTTGCGGGCAGGCATACATCTGAGCCTGCTTATCAGCCGGGCTGGGCTTCTCGTGCTCAACGAGGAATGTGGAATGGATCTGGACATCGATTCTTCGGCAGGGGTGCGTCAACGGCTGTACGAATATTTAGATGTGGATGCCGAACGCCTTGTGCTCTACGAAGAGAGCGATCTCCTTGCGCCCATTGCCAGTGGTTCGTCAGCTCCTGATGCAATGGTGGTCTGTCCTGCCAGTATGGGTACTGTTGCCAGGATTGCGTGCGGCGTATCTTCGAATCTACTCGAACGCTGTGCCGACGTGATGCTGAAGGAACGCCGCCCGCTAGTGCTCGTTCCGCGCGAGACTCCTTTCAGCCCGATTCATCTGGAAAACCTGCTTAGGGTGGCACGTGCCGGTGGTATCATCCTCCCAGCGATGCCCGCTTTTTATCATCACCCTGCAACAGTGGATGACATCACTGACTTTGTAGTCGGTAAGATACTCGATTCGCTAGGAATTGATCACTCTCTTTTCCGCAGGTGGAGGGGAGAGGATGGTGACTGA
- a CDS encoding UbiD family decarboxylase, with amino-acid sequence MPIHDLHEFLGILEELEELHRVRVEVDPVLEISSITARVSGQEGGGKALLFERVAGSPFQLVTNIFGSPRRMALSLSVKNIVDVQRRMEVLLAGGDPWRKGLVSFHPVEKAGCICQEVWEGPSALNSYPFLKNWPADGAGGGGGRFITLPLVITRDPDDGTINCGMYRTELFDDRTCGIHWRPGSGGAAHYRKYASRGLRTPVAVVVGGDPAAVVAASLPLPEEVDELAFAGFLRGEPLDVARCRTSDLVVPAAAEMVIEGYLEPGEARQGGLFGNHTGFYASAGEVPVLRVLSISRRDAPIFPATVVGRPPMEDCHMAKVMERIMLPLTRWHLPEIEEINLLTEGIFHGCAVISIKKTDPGQGLRVIEKLKTDGWLKGSRLLVVVDADVDPHNLSISSWRVFNNVNWSRDTITYSTPVYGSLPHGGCFGIDATRKFVEEIGSRWPEEIGMPVAVEEMVTRRWREYGL; translated from the coding sequence GTGCCAATTCATGACTTGCATGAATTTTTGGGTATCCTTGAGGAGCTGGAGGAGCTCCACAGGGTGCGGGTTGAGGTGGATCCCGTTCTGGAAATATCATCTATCACTGCGAGGGTGAGCGGGCAGGAGGGCGGGGGGAAGGCCCTCCTATTCGAACGGGTAGCAGGTTCGCCGTTTCAGCTCGTGACCAACATATTCGGGTCGCCGCGAAGGATGGCTCTTTCCCTGTCGGTTAAGAATATCGTTGATGTCCAACGACGCATGGAGGTTCTCCTGGCGGGTGGTGACCCCTGGCGAAAAGGCCTTGTGTCCTTTCATCCGGTAGAGAAGGCGGGTTGTATATGTCAGGAAGTCTGGGAGGGCCCCTCTGCGCTGAACAGCTACCCTTTCCTAAAGAACTGGCCGGCGGATGGGGCCGGAGGCGGGGGCGGTCGTTTTATCACACTACCACTCGTCATTACCCGTGATCCCGATGATGGCACCATCAACTGCGGCATGTATCGGACCGAGCTGTTCGACGATCGTACCTGCGGCATTCACTGGCGACCGGGAAGCGGAGGAGCCGCTCATTACCGGAAGTACGCATCTCGTGGGCTCCGGACTCCGGTAGCCGTAGTTGTCGGGGGAGACCCGGCTGCTGTTGTTGCAGCATCACTGCCTCTTCCCGAAGAAGTAGATGAGCTTGCCTTTGCAGGCTTTCTGCGCGGAGAGCCGCTCGATGTTGCACGCTGTAGGACTTCCGATCTTGTTGTGCCCGCTGCAGCCGAGATGGTGATCGAAGGCTACCTAGAGCCGGGGGAGGCGCGGCAGGGGGGACTTTTCGGGAATCATACGGGGTTCTACGCTTCAGCCGGCGAAGTTCCAGTTTTGAGAGTTCTTTCCATTTCCAGAAGAGATGCACCGATCTTTCCTGCGACGGTTGTAGGAAGACCACCCATGGAAGATTGCCACATGGCGAAGGTCATGGAGAGGATCATGCTGCCCCTGACCCGATGGCACCTCCCCGAAATTGAGGAGATAAATCTTTTGACGGAGGGAATATTTCATGGCTGTGCCGTCATATCCATCAAGAAAACTGATCCCGGGCAGGGGTTGCGGGTAATTGAGAAACTTAAGACGGATGGGTGGCTGAAGGGCTCACGACTTCTCGTGGTTGTGGACGCTGATGTCGATCCTCACAATCTGTCGATTTCTTCATGGCGCGTGTTCAATAACGTTAACTGGAGCCGCGATACCATTACATATAGCACCCCGGTCTACGGGTCATTACCGCATGGTGGTTGTTTCGGCATCGATGCCACCCGAAAATTTGTCGAGGAGATCGGCTCGCGGTGGCCAGAGGAGATCGGAATGCCGGTAGCGGTAGAGGAAATGGTCACCCGTAGATGGCGTGAATACGGATTGTAG
- the mqnE gene encoding aminofutalosine synthase MqnE, translated as MVTDMLDSICRKVDDGERITEEEALFLYRTKDLLAIGELAAKINERKNGKCVSFNVNRHINYTNVCVNRCKFCAFFRAPGEPGAYTYSLEEIRSRAQEAMHQGATEIHIVGGLHPDLPFEFYLEMLASVKSLSPDLHVKAFTAVEIEYLSRLARLSVPDTLRCLKEAGLGSLPGGGAEILGDRVRQQICPEKISGEHWLMIMEEVHRAGLKSNATMLYGHVESFEDRVEHMRLLRDLQDRTGGFQVFIPLAFQPENSALTISGVRKTSGVDDLKTLAIARIYLDNFTHIKAYWIMLGEKIAQVSLSFGVNDLDGTVVEEKIGHDAGAASPQCMSREDIIVMISKAGKIPVERDTLYNALRVYGTEEQIQ; from the coding sequence ATGGTGACTGACATGCTCGATAGTATATGCCGGAAGGTCGACGATGGGGAACGGATTACGGAGGAAGAGGCCCTTTTCCTCTACCGTACTAAGGATCTGCTGGCCATCGGTGAACTCGCCGCCAAAATTAATGAGCGAAAGAATGGCAAGTGTGTTTCTTTTAACGTTAACAGGCATATCAACTACACCAACGTCTGTGTCAATCGCTGCAAGTTCTGTGCGTTTTTCCGGGCCCCCGGTGAACCCGGCGCGTATACCTACAGCCTTGAGGAGATCAGGAGCCGCGCACAGGAAGCCATGCACCAGGGGGCGACGGAAATTCACATTGTAGGTGGATTGCACCCCGACCTCCCCTTTGAGTTTTATCTGGAGATGTTGGCAAGCGTGAAGAGCCTGTCTCCTGATCTGCATGTCAAGGCGTTCACCGCGGTCGAAATAGAGTACCTTTCCAGGCTTGCGCGGTTGTCGGTGCCTGATACACTGCGTTGTCTCAAAGAAGCTGGACTAGGCTCCCTTCCTGGGGGAGGTGCTGAAATTCTCGGGGACCGGGTTCGCCAGCAAATATGCCCTGAGAAGATTTCTGGAGAGCATTGGCTGATGATCATGGAAGAGGTTCATCGTGCCGGTCTGAAATCGAATGCTACGATGCTCTATGGACACGTCGAATCTTTTGAGGACAGGGTGGAGCATATGCGTCTTCTCCGTGACCTCCAGGACAGGACAGGAGGCTTCCAGGTGTTCATCCCGCTGGCGTTTCAGCCCGAAAATTCAGCACTCACCATTTCGGGGGTAAGGAAAACCTCCGGGGTTGATGACTTGAAGACGCTTGCCATTGCTCGCATCTATCTCGATAATTTCACGCATATTAAAGCGTACTGGATAATGCTCGGTGAAAAAATTGCCCAGGTTTCCCTTTCTTTCGGAGTCAATGATCTGGATGGTACGGTAGTTGAGGAAAAAATAGGCCACGATGCAGGAGCGGCATCGCCCCAATGCATGAGCAGGGAAGATATCATCGTCATGATCAGCAAGGCAGGTAAGATACCTGTTGAGCGGGACACGCTATATAACGCATTGCGAGTATACGGGACGGAAGAGCAGATACAATGA